In Pleuronectes platessa chromosome 5, fPlePla1.1, whole genome shotgun sequence, a single genomic region encodes these proteins:
- the itm2ca gene encoding integral membrane protein 2Ca — translation MVKISFQSVSGQKEEKEDGDKTEILLPHQMDEDELVLPLRPRKSLLNGLCCLTFGLVVFMAGLVLASIYVYRYYFIPHIPEENLFHCRVLYEDSVYAPLRGRQELEENVGIYLADNYEKITVPVPHFGGGDPAGIIHDFNRGLTAYHDIALDKCYVIELNTTIVMPPRNLWELLINVKKGTYLPQTYIIHEDMVVTGKVHNMRQLGPFIYRLCNGKETYRLSRRVKRRRINKREVKDCHHIRHFENTFVVETVICDEA, via the exons aTGGTGAAGATCAGCTTCCAGTCCGTCTCGggacagaaagaagagaaggaagatgGCGACAAGACCGAAATCCTCCTCCCTCATCAGATG gATGAAGATGAGCTGGTCCTGCCGCTGCGTCCCAGGAAGTCTCTCCTCAACGGCCTGTGCTGCTTGACATTTGGCCTGGTTGTGTTCATGGCCGGTCTGGTCCTCGCCTCTATTTATGTCTACCGCTACTACTTCATACCTCAT ATCCCTGAGGAGAACCTGTTCCACTGCCGGGTGCTGTATGAAGACTCCGTGTACGCACCGCTGCGTGGGcgtcaggagctggaggagaatgTTGGCATCTACTTGGCCGACAACTATGAGAAAATCACTGTGCCCGTGCCTCACTTTGGAGGCGGTGACCCTGCTGGAATAATCCACGACTTCAACagg GGACTGACTGCCTACCATGACATTGCTCTGGACAAATGCTACGTTATTGAGCTCAACACCACCATCGTGATGCCTCCACGCAACCTTTGGGAGCTTCTTATTAACGTCAAG AAGGGAACATACTTGCCTCAGACCTACATCATCCATGAAGACATGGTGGTGACTGGCAAAGTGCACAACATGCGTCAGCTGGGACCTTTCATTTACCGCCTGTGCAACGGGAAGGAGACGTACCGCCTGAGCCGCCGCGTCAAGCGTAGAC GCATCAACAAGCGCGAGGTGAAAGACTGCCACCACATCCGTCACTTtgagaacacatttgtggtggAGACTGTTATCTGCGATGAAGCGTAA
- the cab39 gene encoding calcium-binding protein 39 produces the protein MPFPFGKSHKSPADIIKSLKDNMVVLEKPDISDKKAEKITEEVSKSLVAMKEILYGTNEKEPQTEAVAQLAQELYNSGLLSTLVADLRLIDFESKKDVAQIFNNILRRQIGTRTPTVEYLCTQQNILFMLLKGYESPEIALNCGIMLRECIRHEPLAKITLGSEQFYDFFIYVEMSTFDIASDAFATFKDLLTRHKLLSAEFLEKHYDRFFSEYEKLLHSENYVTKRQSLKLLGELLLDRHNFTIMTKYISKPENLKLMMNLLRYKSRNIQFEAFHVFKVFVANPNKTQPILDILLKNQTKLIEFLSKFQNDRTEDEQFNDEKTYLVKQIRDLKRPAPQEA, from the exons ATGCCTTTCCCCTTTGGCAAGTCCCACAAGTCACCGGCGGACATCATCAAGAGCCTTAAGGACAACATGGTGGTGCTCGAGAAGCCCGACATCTCTGACAAAAAGGCGGAGAAG ATCACGGAGGAGGTGTCAAAGAGTCTGGTGGCCATGAAGGAGATCCTCTATGGGACGAATGAGAAAGAGCCCCAGACAGAAGCAGTGGCCCAGCTCGCCCAGGAGCTCTACAACAGTGGTTTACTCAGCACATTGGTAGCAGACCTGCGGCTCATTGACTTTGAG AGTAAGAAAGATGTGGCTCAGATCTTCAACAACATCCTGAGGCGTCAGATTGGCACTCGCACGCCGACGGTCGAGTATCTCTGCACTCAGCAGAATAtcctgtttatgttgcttaaagg GTATGAGTCTCCAGAGATTGCCCTAAACTGCGGTATCATGTTGAGGGAGTGCATCAGACATGAACCGCTGGCTAAAATCACACTGGGGTCAGAGCAGTTCTACGACTTCTTCATATACGTGGAAATGTCCACGTTCGACATCGCCTCAGACGCATTTGCCACTTTTAAA GACCTCCTCACAAGACACAAGCTACTGAGTGCAGAGTTTCTGGAGAAGCATTATGACAGA ttCTTTAGTGAATATGAGAAGTTACTCCACTCAGAAAACTACGTGACTAAAAGGCAGTCCCTCAAG TTACTCGGGGAGCTGCTTCTCGACCGGCACAATTTCACCATAATGACGAAATACATCAGCAAGCCAGAGAATCTCAAACTAATGATGAATCTGCTACGGTACAAAAGCCGCAACATCCAGTTTGAggcatttcatgtttttaag GTGTTTGTGGCCAACCCCAACAAGACGCAGCCCATCCTGGACATCCTGCTGAAGAACCAGACCAAACTCATCGAGTTTCTCAGCAAGTTCCAGAACGACAGAACAGAGGACGAACAGTTCAATGATGAAAAGACTTACTTGGTCAAACAGATCAGGGACCTCAAGAGGCCTGCTCCCCAGGAGGCCTGA
- the her8.2 gene encoding hairy-related 8.2, protein MTASSMAHNMGKHPGAKAERKLRKPLIERKRRERINTCLDQLKDTVIGAFRLDQSKLEKADILEMTVKHLQDIQSIKLSDSSSGLAAQQKYSTGYIQCMHEVHNMLLTCDWMDKTLGSRLLNHLLKSLPRSSDEHPLTQSTHRHSFPPPAGQVIPGTPLRGECLSGRQLQREGPNCHVAGRQERAAIHSSHLGMLEMWRPW, encoded by the exons ATGACTGCTTCATCCATGGCGCACAACATGGGGAAACATCCCGGTGCCAAGGCGGAGAGAAAG CTCAGAAAGCCACTCATTGAGAGGAAACGGCGGGAGAGGATCAACACTTGTTTGGACCAGCTGAAAGACACTGTGATCGGAGCGTTCAGACTTGAT CAATCCAAGCTGGAGAAAGCCGACATCCTGGAGATGACAGTGAAACATCTGCAGGACATCCAGAGCATTAAACTCAGCG ATTCCTCATCAGGCCTGGCGGCCCAGCAGAAATACAGCACGGGCTACATCCAGTGCATGCATGAGGTCCACAACATGCTGCTCACGTGTGACTGGATGGACAAGACTCTGGGCTCCCGCCTGCTCAACCACCTCCTCAAGTCCCTGCCCAGGTCCTCCGACGAGCATCCCCTCACCCAGTCcacgcacagacacagcttcCCCCCTCCAGCCGGCCAAGTTATCCCCGGGACACCCCTCAGAGGGGAGTGCCTGTCTGGGaggcagctccagagagaggggCCCAACTGCCATGTAGCTGGACGTCAGGAGAGGGCCGCAATACACAGCTCCCACCTGGGGATGCTGGAGATGTGGAGGCCCTGGTGA
- the her13 gene encoding hairy-related 13 has translation MAPSARPSNTAPDMEEDEPYYGIHKGDRKVRKPLVERKRRARINESLQELRTLLADTDLHSKMENAEVLEMTVKKVEDILKNRSQESDTLNHEASERFAAGYIQCMHEVHMFVSSCPGIDATVAAELLNHLLECMPLNEDHLQDVLADLITDTPGGHGSTWHGGDETFCSSLASPGGRSLSTCSSSALSPAPSTTSSEDLCSDLDDTDSEHNQSSMESREVLGMPAMTYPQSMWRPW, from the exons ATGGCCCCCTCGGCTCGGCCCAGTAACACGGCACCAGACATGGAAGAGGACGAGCCCTACTATGGGATCCATAAAGGGGACCGAAAG GTCAGGAAGCCTctggtggagaggaagaggcgAGCTCGTATCAACGAGAGTTTGCAGGAGCTGCGGACTTTGCTGGCGGACACAGAC CTTCACTCTAAAATGGAGAACGCAGAGGTGCTGGAGATGACGGTGAAGAAGGTGGAGGACATCTTGAAGAACCGGAGCCAAG AATCAGACACGCTGAACCACGAAGCCAGTGAGAGGTTCGCAGCCGGCTACATCCAGTGCATGCACGAGGTCCACATGTTTGTGTCCAGCTGTCCCGGGATAGATGCCACGGTGGCGGCGGAGCTTCTCAACCACCTCCTGGAGTGCATGCCCCTGAACGAGGACCACCTCCAGGACGTGCTGGCGGATCTGATCACAGACACCCCCGGGGGCCACGGCAGCACTTGGCACGGAGGCGACGAGACGTTCTGCTCGAGTCTGGCCTCGCCCGGAGGACGGAGTCTCTCCACCTGCTCGTCCTCAGCCCTCTCCCCGGCCCCGTCCACCACGTCCAGCGAGGATCTGTGTTCCGACTTGGACGACACAGACAGCGAGCACAACCAGAGCTCCATGGAGAGCAGGGAGGTCCTCGGCATGCCCGCCATGACATACCCTCAGTCTATGTGGAGACCCTGGTAG